Proteins found in one Labrus bergylta chromosome 8, fLabBer1.1, whole genome shotgun sequence genomic segment:
- the LOC109995308 gene encoding transmembrane protein 158, with protein MLSDSPTLLLALTAVAGLFQRCQSWSDEELLLPPINSSNRFMANLEVDVRFTKQSVEESDALADASSLQSLSQCNVSVQRLLPTSLVARWDSSFGFQCDVLIYTTNNHGRAFFSASFNRAISPVVIEHLGVTGVQQELRLCVGCGMSRYRRFGQGRSRGQQSGDQVTFCCVDFSLDELKGDKSWRLNRKPIESTLVACFMTLVIIVWSVAALIWPVPIIAGFLPNGMEQRRPR; from the coding sequence ATGCTGAGCGACTCTCCGACCCTCCTGCTGGCTCTGACCGCGGTGGCCGGACTTTTCCAACGATGCCAAAGCTGGAGCGACGAAGAGCTCCTCCTGCCGCCCATCAACTCCTCCAACAGGTTCATGGCCAACCTGGAGGTGGACGTGCGCTTCACCAAGCAGTCCGTGGAGGAGAGCGACGCTTTGGCCGACGCCTCCTCACTGCAGAGCCTGTCCCAGTGCAACGTGAGTGTCCAGAGACTGCTGCCCACCTCGCTGGTGGCACGCTGGGACAGCAGCTTCGGCTTCCAGTGTGATGTGCTCATCTACACCACCAACAACCATGGTAGAGCTTTTTTCTCCGCCTCCTTCAACAGGGCGATCTCCCCTGTCGTCATCGAGCACCTGGGGGTCACCGGGGTGCAGCAGGAGTTGAGGCTGTGCGTGGGTTGCGGGATGTCCCGGTACAGGAGGTTCGGCCAGGGCCGGTCAAGGGGCCAGCAGAGCGGAGATCAGGTCACTTTCTGTTGCGTGGATTTCAGCCTCGACGAGCTGAAGGGGGACAAAAGTTGGAGGCTGAACAGGAAGCCGATTGAGTCGACACTTGTGGCTTGTTTCATGACTCTGGTGATCATTGTGTGGAGTGTTGCTGCTCTCATATGGCCGGTCCCCATCATTGCAGGGTTTCTACCCAACGGGATGGAACAGAGGAGGCCGAGATAA